A stretch of the Vidua chalybeata isolate OUT-0048 chromosome Z, bVidCha1 merged haplotype, whole genome shotgun sequence genome encodes the following:
- the LOC128782472 gene encoding translation initiation factor IF-2-like has product MALTLAPLSPTAALSVPSAATALSPETVPAPAAPAITQSPQSRRAPQLPARPLSAAAPSRPPQPPQCSTGYCEVKNGCQYPHNNLPYIKRLIQKFGNSEQSPGTYCLLQPGHVYQVYLIYLKL; this is encoded by the exons ATGGCTCTCACCCTCGCCCCCCTCAGTCCCACCGCTGCCCTCAGCGTCCCCAGCGCCGCCACTGCCCTCAGCCCCGAGACCGTCccagcccccgccgcccccgccatCACTCAATCCCCTCAGTCCCGCCGTGCCCCTCAGCTCCCCGCCAGACCCCTCAGTGCCGCCGCTCCCTCCCGGCCGCCGCAGCCCCCGCAG TGTAGTACCGGCTACTGTGAAGTGAAGAATGGATGCCAGTATCCGCACAACAATCTGCCTTACATTAAGAGACTAATACAGAAATTTGGCAACAGcgagcagagccctggcacctACTGTCTGCTTCAGCCAGGACACGTCTATCAAGTGTaccttatttatttaaaactttag